From the genome of Geoglobus ahangari, one region includes:
- a CDS encoding CoB--CoM heterodisulfide reductase iron-sulfur subunit B family protein codes for MKFFPGCMIHNRYPGVEKSLYYVFENLGIDISPLEGSSCCPAPSITRSVSNELWEEVGLRNLRLADGETIMTACNGCFTTLLEVSEKFEEGDVRHVAEFLYSDVGIDRIKRHVAKRLPLRVAVHYGCHFFRPSKHKKFVSPERPTMLDELVEAIGAESVDYKYKFMCCGGGGGVRAGATEVSHDLLEKKMDAIAEAEVDVIVVVCPLCMNQFDVGQKELKEQRGKEYGIPVVHYVQLLAIAMGMDVELSGIDRHSIVSQPLIEKLIMGERVEE; via the coding sequence ATGAAGTTCTTTCCCGGGTGCATGATCCACAACAGGTATCCGGGAGTCGAAAAATCGCTCTACTACGTCTTCGAGAACCTCGGCATCGACATCTCCCCTCTCGAGGGTTCATCCTGCTGTCCGGCCCCATCAATAACGAGGTCTGTCAGCAACGAGCTGTGGGAGGAGGTCGGACTGAGGAACTTAAGGCTCGCTGATGGTGAGACGATAATGACGGCCTGCAACGGCTGCTTCACGACCCTCCTCGAGGTCTCGGAGAAGTTTGAGGAGGGGGACGTAAGGCACGTGGCCGAGTTCCTCTACTCTGATGTCGGGATAGACAGGATAAAGAGGCACGTGGCCAAGAGGCTTCCGCTCAGAGTGGCTGTGCACTACGGCTGCCACTTCTTCAGACCGAGCAAGCACAAGAAGTTCGTGTCTCCCGAGAGGCCCACGATGCTCGACGAGCTTGTGGAGGCGATAGGTGCTGAGAGCGTGGACTACAAGTACAAGTTCATGTGCTGCGGCGGAGGTGGTGGGGTCAGAGCGGGAGCTACGGAGGTCTCCCACGACCTGCTCGAGAAGAAGATGGACGCCATAGCCGAGGCTGAGGTGGACGTCATCGTCGTCGTGTGTCCGCTCTGCATGAATCAGTTCGATGTTGGGCAGAAGGAGCTGAAGGAGCAGAGGGGGAAGGAGTACGGCATTCCGGTCGTGCACTACGTCCAGCTTCTCGCGATAGCCATGGGAATGGATGTTGAGCTTTCAGGCATAGACAGGCACAGCATAGTTAGTCAGCCCCTCATCGAGAAGCTAATAATGGGAGAGAGGGTGGAGGAGTAA
- the icd gene encoding isocitrate dehydrogenase (NADP(+)), giving the protein MSFEKIRPPEEGEKIRYENGKLVVPDNPIIPYFEGDGIGKDVVPAAMLVLDAAAEKIGKEIVWFKTYAGEDAYKMYGTYLPEDTLNAIREYRVALKGPLTTPVGGGFRSLNVTIRQVLDLYANVRPVYYLKGFPSPLKNPEAVDLVIFRENTEDVYAGIEWPRGSEEAKKLIKFLADEFGVTIREDSGIGIKPISEFATKRLVRLAIQYALDNDRESVTLVHKGNIMKYTEGAFRDWGYEVAREEFEDVTITEDELWNNYDGKIPKGKIVIKDRIADNMFQQLLTRTAEYDVLAMPNLNGDYMSDAAAALVGGLGVAPGSNIGDGMGVFEPVHGSAPKYAGQNKVNPTAEILTGVLMFEYLGWKKAGEMIKRAIELTVEDRIVTYDLHRHMGGNLVGTREFAQAVVERLDSV; this is encoded by the coding sequence ATGAGCTTCGAGAAGATCAGGCCGCCGGAAGAGGGGGAGAAGATAAGGTACGAGAACGGAAAGCTTGTGGTTCCGGATAACCCGATCATCCCCTACTTCGAGGGGGACGGGATTGGGAAGGACGTTGTGCCGGCTGCGATGCTCGTCCTTGACGCTGCGGCCGAGAAGATTGGAAAGGAAATTGTGTGGTTCAAGACCTACGCCGGAGAGGATGCGTACAAGATGTACGGCACATACCTGCCCGAGGATACGCTCAATGCCATAAGGGAGTACAGGGTCGCCCTGAAGGGCCCGCTCACGACCCCCGTTGGCGGGGGCTTCAGGAGTCTGAACGTCACGATCAGGCAGGTTCTCGACCTCTACGCCAACGTCAGGCCAGTTTACTACTTGAAAGGGTTCCCAAGCCCCCTGAAGAACCCCGAGGCTGTTGATCTGGTCATATTCAGGGAGAACACTGAAGATGTTTACGCGGGCATCGAGTGGCCGAGGGGGAGTGAAGAGGCTAAGAAGCTCATAAAGTTTCTGGCAGACGAGTTTGGGGTGACTATAAGGGAGGATTCTGGAATAGGGATCAAGCCGATAAGCGAGTTCGCCACAAAGAGGCTCGTGAGGCTTGCCATACAGTACGCACTCGACAACGACAGGGAGAGCGTGACCTTAGTCCACAAGGGCAACATAATGAAGTACACGGAGGGAGCTTTCAGGGACTGGGGCTACGAGGTGGCGAGAGAGGAGTTTGAGGACGTCACGATCACTGAAGATGAGCTGTGGAACAACTATGATGGCAAAATTCCCAAGGGCAAGATCGTGATCAAGGATCGCATCGCTGACAACATGTTCCAGCAGCTCCTGACGAGGACTGCAGAGTATGACGTTCTCGCGATGCCGAACCTGAACGGAGACTACATGAGCGACGCCGCAGCGGCCTTGGTTGGAGGCCTTGGAGTTGCGCCTGGCAGCAACATAGGCGACGGAATGGGGGTTTTCGAGCCCGTGCATGGTTCGGCGCCAAAGTATGCTGGCCAGAACAAGGTGAACCCTACAGCAGAAATCCTGACGGGTGTGCTGATGTTCGAGTACCTCGGATGGAAGAAGGCGGGGGAGATGATCAAGAGGGCGATAGAGCTCACGGTCGAGGACAGGATCGTGACCTACGACCTGCACAGGCACATGGGTGGAAACCTCGTCGGAACGAGGGAGTTCGCTCAGGCCGTTGTCGAGAGGCTGGACAGCGTTTAA
- a CDS encoding MaoC/PaaZ C-terminal domain-containing protein produces MLEEIKEIYRKYGGEVVEFEKFEGNVDVGYTIEYEKRLEEVDVCFFGLASGDLNPLHFDEEVAKTTRFGGRVVHGMLTTSLVSAAVARMPGIVVLLEASFRYTKPVRIGDVVKVVGEVVEKDRRKYRLNVRCLVGEDVVAEGYVVVLLW; encoded by the coding sequence ATGTTAGAAGAGATAAAGGAAATTTACCGGAAGTACGGTGGAGAGGTTGTCGAATTCGAGAAGTTTGAAGGGAATGTGGACGTTGGATACACCATAGAGTACGAGAAGAGGCTTGAGGAGGTGGACGTCTGCTTTTTCGGTCTTGCCTCAGGAGACCTGAACCCGCTCCACTTCGATGAGGAGGTCGCAAAAACGACGAGGTTTGGCGGGAGAGTTGTTCACGGAATGCTCACCACGAGCCTCGTATCGGCAGCAGTTGCGAGAATGCCGGGGATCGTCGTGCTGCTCGAGGCCAGCTTCAGGTACACCAAGCCCGTGAGGATTGGTGATGTGGTCAAGGTCGTCGGAGAGGTTGTGGAGAAGGACAGGAGGAAGTACAGGCTGAACGTCAGGTGTCTGGTTGGCGAGGATGTGGTTGCGGAGGGTTACGTTGTGGTCCTCCTCTGGTAA
- a CDS encoding LolA family protein codes for MRSSTILVLAAIVIALSGCANLSADEIAKKMQEKYESIEDFRSVVSITFYHNNTTTTLEYEYLYKKPNKVKMVSLNEDATFVSNGKKMWSYDRKSNRVFVFEVGEYTPKAPDYGTIVEEMLENYNVELVGSEKVSGRDCYVIRLTPKNDSMGGEMEMWVDMEYWFPLKIVQEMPAGKMITEYRNVRFNIGIDDSEFEFEIPEGAEVVTEKDLGIEKPESIEEAQKMVNFTLLVPEYTANLELRSITVVNGKAVTMMYGDGGGF; via the coding sequence ATGCGGTCATCTACAATTCTCGTGCTGGCGGCAATTGTGATTGCATTGTCCGGATGCGCGAACTTGAGCGCAGACGAGATTGCCAAAAAGATGCAGGAAAAGTACGAGTCCATAGAGGACTTCAGGAGCGTGGTGAGCATCACGTTTTACCACAACAACACAACCACCACGCTGGAGTACGAGTACTTGTACAAGAAGCCAAACAAGGTTAAGATGGTGAGCCTGAACGAGGATGCAACTTTCGTGTCCAATGGAAAGAAGATGTGGAGCTACGACAGGAAGTCAAACAGGGTTTTCGTGTTCGAGGTTGGCGAGTACACTCCGAAAGCTCCCGACTACGGAACGATTGTTGAGGAGATGCTCGAGAACTACAACGTTGAGCTCGTGGGGAGTGAGAAGGTGTCAGGAAGGGACTGCTACGTGATAAGGCTTACACCCAAGAACGATAGCATGGGTGGAGAGATGGAGATGTGGGTGGACATGGAGTACTGGTTCCCGTTGAAGATCGTGCAGGAAATGCCTGCCGGGAAGATGATCACGGAGTACAGAAACGTGAGGTTCAACATCGGAATTGACGACAGCGAGTTCGAGTTCGAAATCCCGGAGGGTGCGGAAGTTGTAACCGAAAAGGATCTCGGGATAGAGAAGCCGGAAAGCATAGAGGAAGCGCAGAAGATGGTTAACTTCACGCTGCTCGTTCCTGAGTACACGGCCAACCTTGAGCTCAGGAGCATAACGGTCGTGAACGGCAAGGCAGTGACGATGATGTACGGGGATGGGGGAGGATTCTGA
- a CDS encoding helix-turn-helix transcriptional regulator, with amino-acid sequence MERFEKVISLTTTSLKLRILEQLREERRISEIARALKVSRDTVKPHIRSFSQQGLVERCRDGYRLTTYGRAVLEKVWEVERLMLVDHSIREFFNTHDVSAIPHDLLRDIHMLCEGRILKRTNPFELVEEWVDIVLESGWVKGVSSVYHPEFPQLFTRASREKDITLILTRNVLEKSFSAHGDLAIEFLKNSELRVVDDARVAFIVAEKGFAIGLYSGDSYDASRMYLSRDGDAIRWGLRLFHHFYEMSKSPQLTPMGDLEFHNVDLK; translated from the coding sequence ATGGAGAGATTTGAGAAAGTCATCAGCTTAACCACCACGAGCCTGAAGCTGAGAATCCTCGAGCAGCTTAGAGAGGAAAGGAGAATCTCCGAGATCGCGAGAGCGCTGAAGGTGTCGAGGGATACTGTCAAGCCCCACATCAGGAGCTTTTCGCAGCAGGGACTGGTGGAGAGGTGCAGGGATGGGTACAGGCTCACGACCTACGGAAGGGCGGTTTTAGAGAAGGTGTGGGAGGTCGAGAGGCTGATGCTGGTTGACCACAGCATAAGGGAGTTCTTCAACACCCACGATGTTTCAGCCATCCCCCATGATCTTCTGCGCGACATCCATATGCTGTGCGAAGGAAGAATCCTGAAGAGGACCAATCCATTCGAGCTCGTGGAGGAGTGGGTAGACATAGTCCTCGAGTCGGGATGGGTGAAGGGCGTGTCGTCAGTTTACCACCCGGAGTTTCCCCAGCTGTTCACGAGAGCTTCGAGAGAGAAGGACATCACGCTCATCCTGACAAGAAACGTGCTCGAGAAGAGCTTCTCTGCCCATGGCGATCTTGCAATAGAGTTTCTCAAAAACTCGGAGCTCAGAGTGGTGGATGACGCGAGAGTGGCGTTCATAGTAGCAGAAAAGGGCTTTGCCATCGGCCTCTACTCGGGAGATTCCTACGACGCGAGCAGGATGTACCTCTCGAGGGATGGTGATGCGATCAGGTGGGGTCTCAGGCTCTTCCACCACTTCTACGAGATGTCGAAAAGCCCGCAACTCACACCCATGGGCGATCTGGAGTTCCATAATGTTGATTTGAAGTAA
- a CDS encoding alpha/beta fold hydrolase, whose amino-acid sequence MSEFECLKEVDICPWSCEFDVVDEDWLFKLLHFKPRRKRLLKTPVLIVYAYINRPYILDLHERVSVVRKMLEAGLDVWMVDWGYPKRADKYYRIEDYVDYIDRCVNIIKKKKKVDKVTLHGYCLGATLSTIYSTLHPENVKNLVVQAPPINFHTDNTLAVWARNIDPDKVARAMGNASGDFLNFAFLLVDPIRLTVEKYQALLNRLDDRKFVHDFLYMDHWIFDSPAIPGCVYEEYITRWYHRNEVIEGKFDVNGQKVDLRKITMPTLLLVADRDHITPPECAIPFYEKIPSKDKLMLRVNKGHIGLTVSSSAHRELWDKAIKWIVERSK is encoded by the coding sequence GTGAGTGAGTTCGAGTGCCTGAAGGAGGTCGACATCTGCCCGTGGAGCTGCGAGTTCGACGTCGTCGACGAGGACTGGCTGTTCAAGCTCCTCCACTTCAAGCCGAGGAGGAAGAGGCTGCTCAAAACTCCCGTGCTGATAGTCTACGCGTACATAAACAGGCCGTACATCCTCGACCTCCACGAGAGGGTCAGCGTGGTCAGGAAGATGCTCGAGGCGGGACTGGACGTGTGGATGGTTGACTGGGGGTACCCGAAGAGGGCGGACAAGTACTACAGGATCGAAGACTACGTTGACTACATAGACAGGTGCGTGAACATAATAAAGAAGAAAAAGAAGGTTGACAAGGTCACGCTGCACGGATACTGCCTTGGAGCAACTCTGAGCACCATATACTCAACCCTACACCCCGAAAACGTGAAGAACCTCGTCGTGCAGGCTCCGCCCATAAACTTCCACACCGACAACACGCTCGCGGTGTGGGCGAGGAACATAGACCCTGACAAGGTTGCACGGGCAATGGGCAACGCCAGTGGAGACTTCCTCAACTTCGCGTTTCTGCTTGTCGACCCGATAAGGCTCACGGTCGAGAAGTACCAGGCGCTGCTCAACAGGCTGGACGACAGGAAGTTCGTCCACGACTTCCTGTACATGGATCACTGGATATTCGACTCGCCAGCGATACCGGGCTGCGTTTATGAGGAGTACATAACCAGATGGTACCACAGGAACGAGGTCATAGAGGGCAAGTTCGATGTCAACGGGCAGAAGGTTGACCTGAGGAAGATAACCATGCCCACCCTCCTTCTGGTGGCCGATAGGGATCACATAACACCCCCCGAGTGTGCGATTCCATTCTACGAGAAGATACCGTCCAAGGACAAGCTCATGCTGAGGGTCAACAAGGGGCACATCGGGCTGACGGTCAGCAGCTCCGCCCACAGGGAGCTGTGGGACAAGGCGATAAAGTGGATCGTCGAGAGATCCAAGTGA
- a CDS encoding DUF4367 domain-containing protein encodes MSESADGVIVENENSEKVRIGDLEGLYTELFGSGMLSFEKDGVVVTVSGNLGKEELIKVAESMI; translated from the coding sequence GTGAGCGAGAGCGCAGATGGCGTGATTGTCGAGAACGAGAACTCGGAGAAAGTGAGGATAGGGGACTTGGAGGGGTTATACACTGAGCTGTTTGGATCCGGAATGCTCTCGTTCGAAAAAGACGGAGTTGTGGTGACAGTATCCGGAAATCTGGGAAAGGAGGAGCTGATAAAAGTCGCCGAGTCTATGATCTGA
- a CDS encoding poly(R)-hydroxyalkanoic acid synthase subunit PhaE: MLEEDIVEVFKKLPKESFELLLRNISIREHMERLWSKYSISGRIKKDEEFERVFDEIFRFFFRPLEMFLMGEQYLRYFLPGPETLKLVESQREVYEAYEDFVLSLISHMKLTSELFAGYTISETARSLTESFVNRWWDLAKRRYKLELDGYRVLNEYPFILSKETSNDLFEAAEHWETFRESFFAYRDLMRSAYDESVDEFIEYANSNRIESFDQFMNDFAEIVARKFDVLIKSEEYLKIQRMMLGSLMDYSYHMRRFFESILEQSPLNPFATVSEMDEAYKRIMDLKRKVRELERRIEELEGRLGGGGSE; the protein is encoded by the coding sequence GTGCTCGAAGAGGATATTGTTGAGGTTTTTAAGAAACTGCCGAAGGAATCGTTCGAACTCCTTCTCAGAAACATATCAATCCGGGAACACATGGAAAGGCTGTGGAGCAAGTACTCAATTTCAGGCAGAATCAAGAAGGATGAGGAGTTTGAGAGGGTCTTTGACGAGATATTCAGGTTCTTCTTCAGGCCGCTCGAGATGTTCCTCATGGGGGAGCAGTACCTCAGGTACTTCCTCCCCGGCCCTGAGACGCTCAAGCTCGTCGAGAGCCAGAGGGAGGTTTACGAGGCGTACGAGGACTTCGTGCTCTCGCTTATCTCCCACATGAAGCTGACGTCCGAGCTCTTCGCCGGGTACACGATCAGCGAGACGGCCAGAAGCCTCACTGAGAGCTTCGTCAACAGGTGGTGGGATCTTGCGAAGAGGAGGTACAAGCTCGAGCTCGACGGATACAGGGTTCTGAACGAGTACCCGTTCATACTGTCCAAGGAGACGTCCAACGATCTGTTCGAGGCTGCCGAGCACTGGGAGACATTCAGGGAGAGCTTCTTCGCGTACAGGGATCTGATGCGGAGCGCGTACGATGAGTCCGTGGACGAGTTCATAGAGTACGCGAACAGCAACAGGATCGAGAGCTTTGACCAGTTCATGAATGACTTCGCAGAGATTGTGGCCAGAAAGTTCGACGTCCTGATAAAGTCTGAGGAGTACCTGAAAATCCAGAGGATGATGCTGGGAAGCCTGATGGACTACTCCTACCACATGCGGAGGTTCTTCGAGTCGATCCTCGAGCAGAGCCCCCTGAACCCATTCGCCACGGTCTCGGAGATGGACGAGGCGTACAAGAGGATAATGGATCTGAAGAGGAAGGTCAGGGAGCTGGAAAGGAGAATCGAGGAGCTTGAGGGCAGGCTTGGAGGTGGTGGCAGTGAGTGA
- a CDS encoding AbrB/MazE/SpoVT family DNA-binding domain-containing protein, with protein MMVPEYLKEMQKLWNDLLKMQGDFMQNISSMLGFASEMHVFRKDIAVFRARVQSGGRISIPESDRAMLGLKEGDIVKVIVVKEGGEE; from the coding sequence ATGATGGTTCCAGAATACCTCAAGGAAATGCAGAAGCTGTGGAATGATCTGCTCAAGATGCAGGGAGACTTCATGCAGAACATTTCCTCTATGCTCGGATTTGCGTCGGAGATGCACGTTTTTAGGAAGGACATTGCCGTGTTCAGGGCGAGAGTTCAGAGCGGCGGGAGAATCTCCATACCTGAGAGCGACAGGGCCATGCTCGGGCTGAAGGAGGGAGACATCGTCAAGGTAATTGTTGTGAAGGAAGGAGGTGAGGAGTGA
- a CDS encoding 4Fe-4S dicluster domain-containing protein codes for MNDDLLRKLNTCIQCGTCIASCFSGRVTALNTRKIIMEYIAKGRPVKDDDTIWFCVTCYACQERCPRGIPITDTILEARKELVREKGLPGRLKYAFKFLMEQTAYVPAREEHVKLREEFGLPLYHSQFVDEAREEVSEIVRRHIGGVVR; via the coding sequence ATGAACGATGATCTGCTTAGGAAGCTCAACACGTGCATTCAGTGCGGCACGTGCATTGCGAGCTGTTTTTCCGGCAGGGTTACTGCCCTCAACACGAGGAAGATCATCATGGAGTACATCGCCAAAGGTAGGCCCGTGAAGGATGACGACACGATCTGGTTCTGCGTCACCTGCTATGCCTGTCAGGAGAGGTGTCCGCGCGGGATACCCATAACCGACACCATTCTTGAGGCGAGAAAGGAGCTTGTCAGGGAGAAGGGGTTGCCGGGAAGGCTGAAGTATGCCTTCAAGTTCCTCATGGAGCAGACTGCCTACGTTCCCGCGAGGGAGGAGCACGTGAAGCTGAGGGAAGAGTTCGGCCTGCCCCTCTACCACTCCCAGTTCGTTGACGAGGCGAGGGAAGAGGTGTCCGAGATCGTCAGGAGGCACATTGGAGGGGTGGTCAGATGA
- the argJ gene encoding bifunctional ornithine acetyltransferase/N-acetylglutamate synthase, which produces MGLSDSLRCYGIREGKTGVGIAVMAGRIFAVYTQNRIRAAPVIFNLQNLGKRVKGIIVNSGNANAYTGEEGLRKARRMAEFLAERLNCDLSEIAIASTGVIGRQLDVDKIIRIGEKVLERLGGGEEHINAFARAIMTTDRFPKIAKRRFGGVEILGIAKGAGMIAPNMATMLAFIFTNARCDGMEEIFREAVEGSFNRVIVDGDTSTNDTVFMVASEEVEANPEEFREHLSSLMLELAEMMARDGEGATKVFWVRVSGARSDDDALRVARAVAGSNLVKTAVFGGDPNFGRIIAAIGYSGADVDERITLKLRGESGVAVLVEEGNVVEGSLELAERIMKESRIEVLIDLHRGSGEGYAIGCDLTHDYVELNSKYTT; this is translated from the coding sequence ATGGGTCTCAGCGACAGTCTGAGGTGCTACGGAATCAGGGAGGGGAAGACCGGCGTTGGAATCGCGGTGATGGCCGGCAGGATATTCGCAGTCTACACCCAGAACAGGATCAGGGCCGCTCCGGTGATATTCAACCTGCAGAACCTCGGAAAGAGGGTGAAGGGAATCATCGTGAACTCTGGCAACGCGAACGCGTACACAGGAGAAGAAGGGTTGAGAAAGGCGAGGAGGATGGCCGAGTTTCTCGCTGAGAGGCTAAACTGCGACCTGAGCGAGATAGCCATAGCCTCAACCGGAGTGATAGGCAGGCAGCTTGACGTTGATAAGATTATCAGGATCGGTGAGAAAGTCCTCGAGAGGCTTGGTGGTGGGGAGGAGCACATAAACGCGTTCGCAAGGGCGATAATGACCACGGACAGGTTCCCGAAGATTGCTAAGCGAAGGTTCGGGGGAGTGGAGATTCTCGGCATCGCCAAGGGTGCCGGAATGATTGCCCCGAACATGGCCACCATGCTCGCGTTCATATTCACAAATGCAAGATGCGATGGGATGGAGGAGATATTCAGGGAGGCTGTGGAGGGATCGTTCAACAGGGTCATAGTGGACGGGGACACCTCCACCAACGACACGGTGTTCATGGTTGCGAGCGAGGAGGTTGAGGCAAATCCAGAAGAGTTCCGCGAGCACCTCTCATCCCTGATGCTGGAGCTTGCGGAGATGATGGCGAGGGATGGGGAGGGTGCGACAAAGGTCTTCTGGGTCAGAGTCAGCGGGGCGAGGAGCGATGATGATGCTCTCAGGGTCGCGAGGGCAGTTGCAGGCTCAAATCTCGTGAAGACTGCGGTTTTCGGTGGGGATCCCAACTTCGGAAGGATAATCGCGGCAATCGGGTATTCCGGGGCGGATGTGGACGAGAGGATAACTCTGAAGCTCAGAGGTGAGAGCGGGGTTGCTGTTCTCGTCGAAGAGGGTAATGTTGTCGAGGGCAGCCTTGAACTTGCGGAGAGGATCATGAAGGAGAGCAGGATTGAGGTACTCATAGACCTCCACAGGGGCAGCGGGGAGGGGTACGCCATTGGCTGTGACCTGACTCACGATTACGTGGAGCTGAACTCCAAGTACACGACGTGA
- a CDS encoding potassium channel family protein yields the protein MAMHIIVGGGRVGRQLADRLEECIIIEKDEETCEELRRLGYRVVHADAREREVWERLPVRGATVILATNDDSVNIAIASIIRDFEPSDIVARVESESYMRDYRNLGVRGVSCGKTIASELIHELIEAKRRYFEIVVTEENFAGMRLADMYVGESCTIISIYREGKIYRPHPDFVLQVGDIVGIICGKEVKKTKNPFDEVLLVIRCAENYERVYREAKAIAERFDADLLILHKEDGRIMCSLKADSIQDMDVEEAVEILESLTDKVDLIVTDPPKKKVDFRTSVLIKFPILFAKGKEGYRDILAIVNTDRPENVVSYATAFANYFGKGKIMFLDREQLKTSSSTVESPTVEITVTEFNPLVEVVREVKRGYDLIIFSISNSVGNIDSEFLWKFILDTDSSVLVVR from the coding sequence ATGGCCATGCACATCATAGTTGGCGGCGGGAGAGTTGGAAGACAGCTTGCGGACAGGCTCGAGGAGTGCATAATCATCGAGAAGGACGAGGAGACGTGCGAGGAGTTGAGGAGGCTCGGGTACAGGGTTGTTCACGCAGACGCGAGAGAGAGGGAGGTGTGGGAGAGGCTGCCAGTCAGGGGTGCTACAGTGATACTCGCGACCAACGACGACTCGGTGAACATAGCCATAGCGTCGATAATCCGGGATTTCGAGCCCTCCGACATCGTGGCGAGGGTTGAGTCGGAGAGCTACATGCGCGACTACCGGAATCTGGGAGTCAGGGGTGTGAGCTGCGGGAAGACGATAGCCTCCGAGCTCATCCACGAGCTCATTGAGGCGAAGAGGAGATACTTCGAGATAGTTGTGACAGAGGAGAACTTCGCCGGGATGAGGCTCGCGGACATGTATGTTGGAGAGAGCTGCACGATCATCTCGATATACCGGGAGGGGAAGATCTACCGACCCCACCCCGACTTCGTGCTTCAGGTAGGAGACATTGTGGGCATAATCTGCGGGAAGGAGGTGAAGAAGACAAAAAACCCGTTCGACGAGGTGCTTCTGGTCATAAGGTGCGCTGAGAACTACGAGAGGGTCTACAGGGAGGCGAAGGCAATTGCCGAGAGGTTTGACGCGGATCTGCTGATCCTTCACAAGGAGGATGGCAGGATAATGTGCTCCCTGAAGGCGGACAGCATACAGGACATGGACGTTGAGGAGGCGGTGGAGATCCTTGAATCTCTGACAGACAAGGTTGACCTCATAGTGACCGATCCACCGAAAAAGAAGGTCGACTTCAGGACGAGCGTTCTGATAAAGTTCCCGATACTCTTCGCCAAGGGAAAGGAGGGCTACAGGGACATACTCGCGATAGTCAACACAGACAGGCCTGAGAATGTGGTGAGCTACGCGACAGCCTTCGCGAACTATTTTGGAAAAGGGAAGATAATGTTCCTCGACAGGGAGCAGCTCAAGACCTCCTCCTCTACCGTCGAATCTCCGACAGTTGAGATAACGGTGACGGAGTTCAACCCGCTCGTCGAGGTCGTGAGGGAGGTCAAGAGGGGATACGACCTGAT